One genomic segment of Clostridium estertheticum subsp. estertheticum includes these proteins:
- the sigH gene encoding RNA polymerase sporulation sigma factor SigH, which translates to MNTSSFEERLDEEVVIEAQISNVRAQEYLINKYKNFVKAKAKSYFLIGADKEDIYQEGMIGLYKAIRDFKAERLSSFRAFAEICVTRQIITAIKTATRQKHIPLNTYISLNKPIYDEESDRTLLDVLSGAKITDPEELVISREEVISIQNEIGEVLSELEMEVLMSYLDGKSYQEIACDLDRHAKSIDNALQRVKRKLEKCLSKR; encoded by the coding sequence ATGAATACTTCAAGCTTTGAAGAAAGATTGGATGAGGAAGTTGTTATTGAAGCACAAATTAGCAATGTTCGTGCACAAGAATATTTAATTAATAAATACAAAAATTTTGTTAAGGCAAAGGCTAAGTCTTATTTTTTGATTGGTGCCGATAAAGAAGATATTTACCAGGAAGGAATGATAGGTCTCTATAAGGCTATTAGAGATTTTAAGGCAGAGAGATTATCTTCTTTTAGGGCTTTTGCAGAAATTTGTGTTACTAGGCAGATAATTACAGCAATAAAAACAGCCACTCGTCAAAAACACATTCCCCTTAATACATATATATCCTTAAATAAACCAATATATGACGAGGAATCAGACAGAACATTATTGGATGTGTTATCAGGTGCTAAAATTACTGATCCGGAAGAGTTGGTTATAAGTCGTGAGGAAGTAATAAGTATTCAAAATGAAATTGGCGAAGTCTTATCGGAACTTGAGATGGAGGTACTTATGTCATACCTAGATGGTAAATCTTATCAAGAAATTGCTTGTGATTTAGACAGGCATGCAAAGTCCATTGATAATGCTTTACAAAGAGTTAAAAGGAAATTAGAAAAATGTTTAAGTAAAAGATAA
- a CDS encoding NYN domain-containing protein — protein sequence MRTLFVDGYNVINSWPSLKKVKEYSYESSRVQLIGILQNYVAFKGYKMVIVFDAQLVKGSIQKKERQGNLVVVFTKEGETADNYIEKMVNDIGRNTEVCVITSDSLEQQITFQRGATRMSSIEFYHEVVSTQKKIEIEIERKYLEKRNWLEERIDEKTLEKLEKMRRSR from the coding sequence GTGAGAACACTTTTCGTTGATGGGTATAATGTTATTAATAGTTGGCCAAGTCTTAAAAAAGTTAAAGAATATAGTTATGAATCTTCAAGGGTTCAGCTTATAGGTATCCTTCAAAATTATGTAGCATTCAAGGGCTATAAAATGGTTATAGTCTTTGATGCACAATTAGTTAAGGGTAGCATTCAAAAAAAAGAGAGACAAGGGAACTTAGTTGTGGTTTTTACAAAAGAGGGCGAAACAGCAGACAATTATATTGAAAAAATGGTTAACGACATAGGCCGAAACACTGAAGTTTGCGTAATTACATCTGACTCCTTAGAGCAACAGATTACATTCCAAAGAGGAGCTACAAGGATGTCTTCAATTGAATTTTATCATGAAGTAGTCAGTACACAAAAGAAGATTGAAATAGAAATTGAAAGAAAATATTTGGAAAAAAGAAATTGGTTAGAAGAGAGAATAGATGAAAAAACATTGGAAAAACTTGAGAAAATGAGAAGGAGTCGTTGA
- the rlmB gene encoding 23S rRNA (guanosine(2251)-2'-O)-methyltransferase RlmB: MPRRNRTGDHGVKESREFTGNKEDKNKVINRKTRQSEENVVVNNKGNRVKSEISSKNGNTGGESEPKTIREDLIEGRNAVIEALKSDRTVEYILIAKGDMVGSISVVLALAKEKGIVTKEVDRRKLDEMSQTSSHQGVIAVVTPYKYFEINDIFKYAEEKGEKPFIIILDEIEDPHNFGSIIRTAEVCGAHGIIIPKRKNVGATPTVYKTSAGAIEHVKIAKVTNINVAIEEIKKRGVWVYGADMDGEDYIFNTDLTGSVALVIGSEGRGIAKLTKEKCDVLVKIPMVGKITSLNASVSAGIIMYEIMKQKIR; encoded by the coding sequence ATGCCTAGAAGAAATAGAACGGGCGATCATGGTGTTAAGGAAAGTAGAGAATTTACAGGTAATAAAGAAGATAAAAACAAAGTAATAAATAGGAAAACTAGGCAAAGTGAAGAGAATGTGGTAGTAAATAATAAGGGTAATAGGGTGAAATCTGAAATAAGTTCTAAGAATGGAAATACCGGTGGAGAAAGTGAGCCTAAGACTATTAGAGAAGATTTAATTGAAGGAAGAAATGCAGTTATAGAAGCATTAAAATCAGATAGAACTGTGGAGTACATTCTTATTGCTAAAGGTGATATGGTAGGATCTATAAGCGTGGTATTAGCATTGGCTAAAGAAAAGGGAATTGTTACAAAAGAAGTAGATAGAAGAAAGCTAGATGAAATGTCACAAACCTCATCACATCAAGGGGTTATTGCTGTAGTAACACCATACAAATATTTTGAAATAAATGATATATTTAAATATGCAGAGGAAAAAGGAGAAAAGCCTTTTATAATTATATTAGATGAAATTGAAGATCCACACAATTTCGGGTCTATAATACGAACTGCAGAGGTATGTGGAGCTCATGGAATAATAATACCTAAGAGAAAAAATGTAGGAGCTACGCCTACTGTGTATAAAACATCTGCGGGTGCAATTGAACACGTAAAAATAGCAAAAGTAACTAACATAAATGTAGCCATAGAAGAAATAAAAAAACGTGGAGTATGGGTTTATGGTGCGGATATGGATGGAGAAGATTATATTTTCAATACTGATTTAACAGGATCTGTAGCACTTGTTATTGGAAGCGAAGGTAGAGGTATTGCAAAACTTACAAAAGAAAAATGTGACGTTCTAGTGAAAATACCAATGGTAGGAAAAATAACATCTTTAAATGCTTCGGTTTCAGCTGGCATAATAATGTATGAAATTATGAAACAAAAAATTAGATGA
- the thyX gene encoding FAD-dependent thymidylate synthase: MLKVKLIEHTPNPEKIVAAAAKLCYSQVGIDEILENLDEQKTNKFIKTLMTYGHHSPIEHVSFTFAVEGISRSLTHQLVRHRVASYSQQSQRYVQLKQFEYIIPPNIEKDEQAKRIFIQSMKRVQEEYNKLVEILSKNELTKFIEEYLRAEKLTNLEEIEKKQYLVLKNKAEKKAIEDARYVFPNACETKIIATMNARELMHFFNQRCCTRAQWEIRQMAKTMLMQAREVAPSLFRYAGPSCVSGQCPEGKMCCGKTLEVRKEYEMK; encoded by the coding sequence ATGCTTAAAGTTAAATTAATAGAACATACACCGAATCCTGAAAAAATTGTAGCAGCAGCTGCCAAACTTTGCTATAGTCAAGTAGGAATTGATGAAATATTAGAAAATTTAGATGAACAAAAAACAAATAAATTTATAAAAACGTTAATGACCTATGGACATCATTCACCAATAGAACATGTAAGCTTTACTTTTGCAGTTGAGGGTATATCTAGAAGTTTGACACATCAATTAGTTAGACATAGGGTAGCATCATATTCTCAACAGAGTCAGAGATATGTACAACTTAAACAATTTGAATACATAATTCCACCTAATATTGAGAAAGATGAGCAGGCAAAGAGAATTTTTATACAATCCATGAAGCGCGTTCAAGAGGAGTACAATAAGTTGGTTGAGATATTGTCTAAGAATGAGTTAACAAAATTTATAGAGGAATATCTAAGGGCTGAAAAGCTTACGAATCTTGAAGAGATTGAAAAGAAACAATATTTAGTTCTTAAAAATAAAGCGGAGAAAAAAGCCATCGAAGATGCACGGTATGTATTCCCAAATGCTTGTGAGACTAAAATAATAGCTACTATGAATGCTAGAGAATTAATGCATTTCTTTAATCAGAGATGTTGTACAAGAGCTCAGTGGGAAATACGCCAAATGGCTAAAACAATGCTTATGCAAGCTAGAGAAGTAGCGCCATCACTTTTTAGATATGCAGGACCAAGTTGCGTTAGTGGACAATGTCCTGAGGGTAAAATGTGTTGTGGAAAGACTTTGGAAGTAAGAAAAGAATATGAGATGAAATAA
- a CDS encoding Mini-ribonuclease 3, whose translation MEFNMLKGKFTVAQVRQLNPLVLAIVGDAIYEVFIRSYLVEKNRDMNAHKIHVKAVSYVKAHAQSEYMKNLIADLDEEELGIFKRARNSKSGTTPKNADLNEYKWATGFEALVGFLYLSEKNERLNDIFEKIINLDLGDE comes from the coding sequence ATGGAATTTAATATGCTAAAAGGCAAATTTACAGTAGCGCAAGTTAGGCAGTTAAATCCACTAGTGCTTGCAATAGTTGGAGATGCAATTTATGAGGTATTTATCAGATCTTACCTTGTAGAAAAAAATAGAGATATGAATGCACATAAAATTCATGTTAAGGCAGTTTCGTATGTAAAAGCGCATGCACAAAGTGAGTATATGAAAAATTTAATAGCAGATTTAGACGAAGAGGAACTTGGAATTTTTAAAAGAGCTAGAAATTCTAAAAGTGGCACAACACCTAAAAATGCAGATTTAAATGAATATAAGTGGGCTACAGGCTTTGAAGCTTTAGTAGGTTTTTTATACTTAAGTGAAAAGAATGAAAGGTTAAACGATATTTTTGAGAAAATTATAAATCTTGATTTGGGAGATGAGTAA
- the ispD gene encoding 2-C-methyl-D-erythritol 4-phosphate cytidylyltransferase has product MGRNCAIILAAGKGKRMGKSINKQYLHIKGYPILYYTLEAFSKSNFIDEIIVVAAEAEVDYCNEQIIKKYKFSKVKSVVSGGKERQHSVLKGLKAVTNCEIVLIHDGARPFVNEDIIRNAIIYANLYGAAACGVQPKDTIKIKDSSGFSIKTPKREVLFCVQTPQAFRYNLILECHEKINHEGIKVTDDTMVVEQYGNKVYLYDGSYDNIKVTTPEDLDIATQILKRNYC; this is encoded by the coding sequence ATGGGTAGAAACTGCGCCATAATTTTGGCGGCGGGTAAAGGAAAAAGGATGGGAAAATCTATTAATAAGCAGTATCTACATATTAAAGGATACCCAATTTTATACTATACTTTAGAGGCTTTTTCAAAAAGCAACTTTATAGATGAAATTATAGTAGTTGCTGCAGAGGCGGAAGTAGATTATTGTAATGAACAAATAATTAAAAAATATAAGTTTTCAAAGGTGAAAAGTGTTGTTAGCGGTGGTAAAGAAAGACAACATTCAGTTCTAAAAGGTCTAAAGGCTGTAACAAATTGCGAAATTGTGCTTATTCATGATGGGGCTAGACCTTTTGTTAACGAAGATATTATTAGAAATGCTATTATTTATGCGAATTTATATGGAGCGGCAGCTTGTGGAGTACAACCTAAAGATACTATTAAAATTAAAGATTCTTCTGGGTTTTCTATAAAAACACCTAAGAGAGAGGTGCTTTTTTGTGTTCAAACCCCACAAGCTTTTAGGTATAATCTTATATTAGAATGTCACGAAAAAATTAATCACGAGGGTATTAAAGTAACTGATGATACGATGGTGGTTGAACAATATGGTAATAAAGTATACCTTTACGATGGTAGTTACGATAATATAAAGGTTACAACACCAGAAGATTTAGATATAGCTACGCAAATATTGAAAAGAAACTACTGTTGA
- a CDS encoding PIN/TRAM domain-containing protein has product MLKKIFRGLFTIIGLILGYLIGGMLLSTRYLAGFSYFKEGTIQGIIFIVFSTLIFGVILFLISPILVSFIMKFMEYVVKSTQKMPTSQIVFGTGGAIIGLVIASLFSGLFNYKSPLWTIIVIIFTVIMIALGADICARKRDEILAFFTSIKKSNGFKDKKIKGFTNENPKVLDTSVIIDGRIFDICQTGFVEGPLVIPTFVLEELRHIADSSDGLKRNRGRRGLDILNKIQKELNIEVEIWEKDFPDIAEVDSKLLKLAQVLNGKVITNDFNLNKVAEFQGVPVLNINELANAVKPVVLPGEEMKIQVMKDGKESGQGIAYLDDGTMIVVEGGRKYIGENIVVIVTSVLQTAAGRMIFAKNKDSLVKS; this is encoded by the coding sequence TTGTTAAAAAAAATTTTTAGAGGACTTTTTACAATCATAGGGTTAATTTTAGGGTATCTAATTGGAGGCATGCTTCTAAGCACAAGATATTTAGCAGGGTTTAGTTATTTTAAAGAGGGTACGATTCAAGGAATAATATTCATCGTTTTTTCTACTTTGATTTTTGGGGTTATTTTATTTTTAATATCTCCTATACTAGTGTCTTTTATAATGAAGTTCATGGAGTATGTGGTGAAAAGCACACAAAAAATGCCAACGTCACAAATTGTTTTTGGTACAGGTGGAGCGATAATAGGGCTTGTAATTGCATCTTTGTTTTCAGGGTTATTTAATTATAAATCACCTTTATGGACTATTATTGTAATTATTTTTACAGTTATAATGATAGCTTTAGGAGCAGATATTTGTGCTAGAAAAAGAGATGAAATATTAGCTTTCTTTACAAGTATTAAAAAAAGCAACGGGTTTAAAGATAAAAAAATCAAGGGGTTTACTAATGAAAACCCAAAAGTATTAGATACATCAGTAATAATTGATGGAAGAATATTTGATATTTGTCAAACCGGTTTTGTTGAAGGACCACTAGTAATACCAACTTTTGTATTAGAGGAGCTTAGGCATATTGCTGATTCATCAGATGGGCTTAAGAGGAATAGAGGGAGACGAGGACTAGATATACTAAATAAAATACAAAAGGAATTAAATATTGAGGTTGAGATTTGGGAAAAAGATTTTCCAGACATTGCAGAAGTAGATAGTAAACTACTCAAATTAGCTCAGGTTTTGAACGGTAAAGTAATTACAAACGATTTCAACCTTAACAAGGTAGCTGAATTTCAGGGAGTTCCGGTTTTGAATATCAATGAACTTGCAAATGCAGTAAAACCTGTAGTACTTCCGGGGGAAGAAATGAAAATACAAGTTATGAAAGATGGAAAAGAATCAGGTCAAGGAATAGCTTATTTAGATGATGGAACAATGATCGTTGTTGAAGGTGGACGAAAGTATATTGGTGAGAATATAGTTGTTATTGTAACATCAGTACTACAGACGGCTGCAGGTAGAATGATTTTTGCTAAAAATAAAGATTCTTTAGTGAAAAGTTAG
- a CDS encoding CarD family transcriptional regulator, which produces MLNIGEKIFISDYGAGYVKDIDDEEPSNLECKYVNIYLLLDNMNFMIPINKIENYRVRKILNKVELEVILNTIGSNSDFIEKNWNNRYRSNKIKIQSGNALKMCEVIRDLYYLQKKDMLPPGEVKILERVEGMVASEIMLAFGLNMEQALCKIRSLV; this is translated from the coding sequence ATGTTAAATATTGGTGAAAAAATATTTATATCAGATTATGGTGCTGGATATGTAAAGGACATAGATGACGAAGAACCATCTAATTTAGAATGTAAATATGTAAATATATATCTTTTATTAGATAACATGAATTTTATGATTCCAATAAATAAAATTGAAAATTATAGAGTAAGGAAAATTTTAAATAAAGTAGAATTAGAGGTTATTTTAAATACAATAGGGAGTAATTCAGATTTTATTGAAAAAAATTGGAACAATAGGTATAGAAGCAACAAGATAAAAATCCAAAGTGGAAATGCTTTAAAAATGTGTGAGGTAATTAGAGATTTATATTATTTACAAAAGAAAGATATGCTACCGCCAGGAGAGGTGAAGATTTTAGAAAGAGTTGAAGGAATGGTTGCTAGTGAAATAATGTTAGCTTTTGGACTTAATATGGAACAAGCATTATGTAAAATAAGAAGTTTAGTTTAA
- a CDS encoding DUF1573 domain-containing protein, which yields MKDCIFDNFQNSVDESLLRHRSVLDVITKLQESDARVNRAVAKSVTNCGCIKLEEKNMYTPPNIDYLNLDTSTSQSPVQGALCENCREILEKELGNNLFYITSLCNILGLNLYDILLKEYNKISTLGKYTMR from the coding sequence ATGAAAGATTGTATATTTGATAATTTTCAAAATTCTGTAGACGAATCCCTATTGCGGCATAGAAGTGTTTTAGATGTAATTACTAAACTTCAAGAATCTGACGCTAGAGTCAATAGGGCTGTTGCAAAATCTGTTACCAATTGTGGCTGTATTAAGTTAGAAGAAAAAAACATGTACACGCCACCTAATATAGACTATTTAAATCTAGATACTTCCACTTCACAATCTCCTGTACAAGGTGCTCTATGTGAAAACTGTAGGGAGATTTTAGAAAAAGAACTTGGTAACAATCTTTTTTATATTACTTCATTATGTAATATTTTAGGTTTAAATTTATATGACATTCTTTTAAAAGAATATAACAAAATTAGTACCCTTGGTAAATATACTATGCGCTAA
- the disA gene encoding DNA integrity scanning diadenylate cyclase DisA: protein MREEKSKELMIILKMLAPGTSLREGLENILRAKTGGLIVLGNGKEILDIVDGGFGINADYSPAYIYELAKMDGAIVISSDLKKILYANTQLMPSSTIPTYETGTRHRTAQRIAKQTGYVVVAISQRRTIITVYKDDIKYVLRDSSVILAKANQAIQTLEKYVSVLERVVSNLNLLEFQDLATLFDVLSAIQRTEMVMRIVGEIERHICELGNEGRLISMQLNELIRSVEEDGILLIRDYCQSGMDYTQMYRQIENMTSGELIDLDFISRIIGYVGVPLVDTLISPRGYRMLNKIPRIPANVIENLVKHFKELKATMEASYEQLDSVEGIGEARAKAIKNGLRRLKEQFMLDKQI from the coding sequence ATGAGAGAAGAGAAAAGCAAGGAACTTATGATTATATTGAAAATGCTGGCACCTGGTACTTCACTTAGAGAAGGACTTGAAAATATTCTTAGAGCTAAAACCGGTGGACTTATCGTTTTAGGAAATGGTAAGGAAATATTAGATATTGTAGATGGTGGATTTGGAATAAATGCGGACTATAGTCCTGCTTACATATATGAATTAGCAAAGATGGACGGAGCTATAGTAATAAGTAGCGATTTGAAAAAAATATTATATGCTAATACTCAACTTATGCCAAGCTCCACAATACCAACTTATGAAACTGGAACAAGACATAGAACTGCGCAAAGAATAGCTAAACAAACAGGGTACGTTGTTGTTGCAATATCACAAAGAAGAACTATTATAACTGTTTACAAGGATGATATAAAATATGTGTTAAGAGATAGTAGTGTTATTTTAGCAAAAGCGAATCAAGCTATTCAAACATTAGAAAAGTATGTTTCAGTGCTTGAACGAGTAGTAAGTAATTTAAACCTTTTAGAATTTCAAGATTTAGCTACGTTGTTTGATGTACTATCAGCAATACAAAGGACAGAGATGGTTATGAGAATAGTTGGAGAAATAGAAAGGCATATATGTGAACTAGGAAATGAGGGTAGGCTAATTTCAATGCAACTAAATGAATTAATTAGAAGTGTTGAGGAAGATGGAATATTATTAATAAGAGATTATTGTCAAAGTGGTATGGATTATACACAGATGTATAGACAAATAGAAAATATGACTTCAGGTGAATTAATAGATTTAGATTTTATATCTAGAATTATTGGATATGTAGGGGTTCCCTTAGTTGATACTTTAATTTCTCCAAGAGGATATAGGATGCTAAATAAAATACCCAGAATACCTGCAAATGTTATTGAAAATCTAGTTAAGCACTTTAAGGAATTAAAAGCAACAATGGAAGCTTCTTATGAACAACTTGATAGCGTAGAGGGAATTGGGGAAGCAAGAGCTAAAGCTATTAAAAACGGATTAAGAAGGTTGAAAGAGCAATTTATGCTAGACAAGCAAATATAG
- a CDS encoding ATP-dependent Clp protease ATP-binding subunit, protein MMFNKFTERAQKVLVYAQGEAQQLKHGYVGTEHILLGILKEQDGLCKKSLNNMKITSVEVKKLVIEYEGEGDVEMRRNEIPLTPRTKRLLELSLIEARNLNHNYISPEHILLALIKESEGVAYTILANLGADFNILKNDILNNWCPEGNPKVSISKEKQNHSTPTLDHFGKDLTEMAKEGDLDPVIGRDNETQRLLEILCRRMKNNPCLIGEPGVGKTAIAEGLAQRIASGSIPEILKDKRVITLDISSMVAGSKYRGEFEERLKKVMKEIVVAGNVIIFIDEIHTIIGAGGAEGAIDASNILKPALARGEIQCIGATTIDEYRKHIEKDAALERRFQPIIVGEPSKQEAVEILKGLRDKYEAHHRVKITDGAIEAAVSLSHRYIADRYLPDKAIDLIDEAGAKVRIQNLTAPPNLKNLEDEIDKISKEKLDAISVQDFEKAAKIRDTERKLKEKLYNSKNSWKTQNQSDELIVSELEIANVVSRWINIPIEKLTQKESEKLLKLETLLHARVIGQYEAVKSISSAIRRARVGLKDPKRPIGSFIFLGPTGVGKTELSKALAEAMFGDENNMIRIDMSEYMDKHTVSRLMGSPPGYIGFDEGGQLTEKVRRNPYSVVLFDEIEKAHPDVVNILLQILDDGRLTDGKGKTIDFKNTIIIMTSNVGASALKKQKSLGFDIKESGVSSEYEKMKENIMEELKVSFRPEFLNRIDDIIVFHSLEQDDLCKIVNLMLEIVKERLEDLKINISFDDETKKHLAKAGFNKNYGARPLRREITKVVEDKLSEEILRGNINKGDNVSVVMENGELIFKILHI, encoded by the coding sequence ATGATGTTTAATAAATTTACAGAAAGAGCACAAAAGGTTTTGGTATATGCTCAAGGGGAAGCACAACAATTAAAGCATGGTTATGTAGGAACAGAGCATATACTGTTAGGAATTCTAAAGGAACAAGATGGTTTATGTAAAAAGTCATTAAATAATATGAAAATTACATCAGTTGAGGTAAAAAAATTAGTAATAGAGTATGAGGGTGAAGGCGACGTAGAAATGCGCAGAAATGAGATACCTCTGACTCCAAGAACGAAACGCCTATTAGAACTAAGTTTAATTGAAGCAAGAAATTTAAATCACAATTATATTAGTCCAGAACACATTTTACTTGCATTGATTAAAGAATCAGAGGGAGTTGCATATACAATATTAGCTAACTTAGGAGCAGACTTTAATATACTAAAAAATGATATATTAAATAATTGGTGCCCTGAAGGTAATCCGAAAGTAAGTATATCAAAAGAAAAACAAAATCATAGTACGCCAACCTTAGATCATTTCGGAAAAGATTTAACTGAAATGGCAAAAGAGGGTGATCTTGATCCTGTTATAGGAAGAGATAATGAAACTCAAAGGCTTTTAGAGATTTTGTGTAGAAGGATGAAGAATAATCCATGCCTTATAGGGGAGCCTGGCGTAGGAAAGACTGCTATAGCAGAGGGACTTGCACAAAGAATAGCTTCTGGGAGTATCCCGGAGATTTTAAAAGATAAAAGAGTTATAACTTTAGATATATCTTCTATGGTTGCAGGTTCGAAATATAGAGGAGAGTTTGAGGAAAGGCTTAAAAAGGTTATGAAAGAAATAGTCGTCGCAGGAAATGTTATTATATTTATAGACGAAATTCATACTATAATTGGGGCCGGGGGAGCTGAGGGAGCTATTGATGCATCTAATATATTAAAACCAGCACTTGCTCGTGGGGAAATACAATGCATAGGGGCAACAACTATAGACGAATATAGAAAGCACATTGAAAAAGATGCGGCACTCGAGAGAAGATTTCAACCTATTATTGTAGGAGAGCCAAGTAAGCAAGAGGCTGTTGAAATATTAAAAGGATTAAGGGATAAGTATGAAGCACATCATAGAGTTAAGATTACCGATGGCGCCATAGAGGCCGCTGTTAGTTTGTCGCATAGGTATATTGCGGATAGATACTTACCTGATAAAGCAATAGATCTTATAGATGAGGCGGGGGCAAAAGTTAGGATTCAAAATTTGACTGCTCCGCCAAATCTTAAAAATTTAGAAGATGAAATAGATAAAATTTCTAAAGAAAAATTGGATGCTATATCAGTACAGGATTTTGAGAAGGCGGCTAAAATAAGAGACACCGAAAGAAAGTTAAAGGAAAAATTGTATAATTCTAAAAACAGTTGGAAAACACAAAATCAATCGGATGAACTAATAGTTTCAGAACTAGAAATTGCTAATGTTGTATCGAGATGGATTAATATTCCAATAGAAAAATTGACGCAAAAAGAATCAGAGAAATTATTAAAATTGGAGACGTTACTACATGCGAGAGTGATAGGTCAATATGAAGCAGTTAAATCTATTTCAAGTGCAATAAGACGTGCAAGAGTAGGGTTAAAAGATCCCAAAAGACCAATAGGTTCTTTTATATTTTTAGGGCCGACTGGTGTAGGGAAAACAGAATTATCTAAAGCACTAGCTGAGGCTATGTTTGGTGATGAAAATAACATGATAAGAATAGATATGTCAGAATATATGGATAAGCACACAGTTTCGAGGCTTATGGGTTCACCTCCAGGATATATTGGATTTGATGAAGGTGGACAACTAACAGAAAAAGTGAGAAGAAACCCATATTCAGTAGTTCTTTTCGATGAAATTGAAAAAGCTCATCCAGATGTAGTTAATATTTTACTGCAAATATTAGATGACGGAAGGTTAACCGATGGAAAAGGTAAAACAATAGACTTTAAAAATACAATAATTATAATGACATCTAATGTAGGGGCGTCTGCTCTTAAAAAGCAAAAGTCTCTAGGATTTGATATAAAGGAAAGTGGTGTGAGTTCTGAATATGAAAAGATGAAAGAAAATATAATGGAAGAGCTAAAAGTTTCATTTAGACCAGAGTTCTTAAATAGAATAGATGATATTATTGTATTTCACTCACTAGAACAGGATGATTTATGTAAAATAGTAAATTTAATGCTTGAAATTGTGAAGGAACGTCTTGAAGATCTTAAAATTAATATTAGTTTTGATGATGAAACTAAGAAACATTTGGCTAAGGCAGGATTTAATAAAAATTATGGAGCAAGACCATTAAGGAGGGAAATAACTAAAGTTGTGGAAGATAAATTGTCTGAAGAAATACTGAGGGGGAATATTAATAAAGGTGATAATGTAAGTGTTGTTATGGAAAATGGTGAATTGATTTTTAAAATTTTACATATTTAA